A window of the Trichoderma asperellum chromosome 4, complete sequence genome harbors these coding sequences:
- a CDS encoding uncharacterized protein (EggNog:ENOG41) gives MTNKMNKIVLIFGFGPRIGAGVARAFARNGYKVAVVSRSNKAIEPGDDYLWIQADLSDAFSVEGVFTTVRSKLGIPSVVVYNAFVYSLEGFDEPLSSVITDTHINTFSAYAAAQLAVKGFAELPPDASKTFIYTSNKLHLMAMEPLLSFGMGKSASAHMIHYLSEVYKSAGYKFYHTDQREPDGTPRYANPSPEAHGEHYLRLAEQKDQGNWNNTFVEGGKGYVKFDESLTFGGRFPG, from the exons ATGACTAACAAAATGAATAAGATAGTCCTTATATTTGGCTTTGGCCCTCGGATTGGTGCCGGTGTAGCTCGCGCATTTGCCCGCAATGGTTACAAAGTTGCTGTGGTTTCTCGCTCAAACAAAGCAATTGAACCTGGCGACGATTACTTATGGATTCAAGCAGACTTGTCGGATGCCTTCTCAGTCGAGGGCGTATTCACTACGGTCAGGAGTAAGCTAGGGATACCAAGCGTGGTTGTGTATAATG CCTTCGTTTATTCTCTAGAGGGTTTCGATGAACCATTATCCTCTGTAATCACTGATACTCATATCAACACTTTTTCTGC GTATGCTGCCGCTCAATTGGCAGTCAAAGGCTTTGCAGAATTGCCACCAGATGCCTCCAAGACGTTCATTTACACCAGTAATAAACTGCATCTGATGGCAATGGAGCCCTTACTTTCCTTTGGAATGGGAAAATCGGCATCCGCACATATGATTCACTATCTATCGGAAGTGTATAAATCCGCTGGTTATAA GTTCTACCACACCGATCAGCGTGAACCAGATGGGACGCCCAGATACGCCAATCCCAGCCCCGAAGCTCATGGCGAACACTACCTTAGGTTGGCAGAACAAAAAGATCAAGGGAACTGGAACAATACCTTTGTCGAAGGAGGTAAAGGCTACGTCAAGTTTGATGAATCCCTTACATTCGGCGGTCGTTTTCCAGGTTGA
- a CDS encoding uncharacterized protein (EggNog:ENOG41): MTKGKILVTGAGGNLGRKTIDLLLEKVPDSSQLAVITRDPSKLKRLVDQGVSVHKADYLDYDSLLSAFQGVEKIMFIGAHAFTDRIKQHFNVIVAARQAGVRHVVYTSIQRREGSGVVLWDITESDTFTEQALRASGMAYTIMMQPAFLETLHMYFGSNALEEGVRMPFGNARKTAPVTRDDLAAANVTVLTQPGHENKTYKLSGDEAFSFSEVADILSKVKGKAVSSENVSEEEYLKWHGLRNAPKQMPQFRLAWVKTMNDGDFEETTGDLERLIGRKPTGFREYVKLNYPPL, translated from the coding sequence ATGACTAAAGGAAAGATCTTGGTTACAGGCGCGGGAGGGAATCTGGGCCGCAAGACAATTGATCTTCTTCTCGAAAAGGTGCCCGACTCTTCACAGCTTGCTGTCATTACCCGAGACCCTTCCAAACTCAAGCGCCTCGTCGACCAGGGGGTCTCGGTGCACAAGGCGGACTATCTGGACTACGACTCGCTTCTTTCTGCCTTTCAAGGCGTTGAGAAAATCATGTTCATCGGCGCACATGCCTTCACCGATCGCATCAAGCAGCACTTCAACGTCATTGTGGCTGCGAGACAGGCCGGAGTGAGGCACGTTGTCTACACCTCGATCCAGCGCCGAGAGGGCTCGGGCGTGGTGCTGTGGGACATCACCGAGAGCGACACATTCACCGAGCAGGCCCTGCGCGCATCCGGCATGGCATACACCATCATGATGCAGCCAGCCTTTTTGGAGACGCTTCACATGTATTTTGGTTCCAATGCGCTTGAAGAAGGCGTTCGCATGCCATTTGGCAATGCCAGGAAGACTGCGCCCGTGACGCGAGACGATCTCGCAGCAGCCAATGTCACAGTGCTGACGCAGCCTGGACACGAGAATAAGACGTATAAGCTGAGTGGCGACGAAGCGTTTTCGTTTTCGGAGGTTGCCGACATCCTAAGCAAAGTCAAGGGCAAGGCGGTGTCTTCCGAGAATGTTAGCGAAGAGGAATATCTCAAGTGGCATGGGCTTAGAAATGCACCCAAGCAGATGCCTCAGTTCAGGCTTGCCTGGGTGAAGACAATGAATGATGGCGACTTCGAGGAGACAACGGGCGACTTGGAGCGGCTGATTGGGCGGAAGCCAACTGGTTTCCGTGAGTATGTAAAGTTGAACTATCCTCCTTTGTAG